One genomic segment of Pyruvatibacter mobilis includes these proteins:
- the mreD gene encoding rod shape-determining protein MreD: MRDLSQAFWIAVPVGLSLVCVLLGLIPVGIGTGGTTAPIFTLAVAYFFAVHRPEFFPPWAVFGIGLLQDVLSGGPLGLYTVVLLAGFGLTHSQRLFLVGRSFSTLWVGFMAVCGLAAAIAWFGASVHYGVVVNPMPLIWQALITIAVYPPMSFILSRINQRLTVLAPAA; this comes from the coding sequence ATGCGGGACCTGTCGCAAGCATTCTGGATCGCGGTGCCCGTCGGGCTGTCGCTGGTCTGCGTGCTGCTGGGGCTGATCCCGGTCGGCATCGGCACGGGCGGCACCACGGCCCCCATCTTCACGCTGGCGGTGGCCTATTTCTTCGCGGTGCACCGGCCCGAATTCTTCCCGCCCTGGGCGGTGTTCGGCATCGGCCTGTTGCAGGACGTGCTGTCGGGCGGGCCGCTTGGGCTCTACACGGTGGTACTGCTGGCCGGCTTCGGCCTCACCCATTCCCAGCGCCTGTTCCTTGTGGGCCGCAGCTTCTCCACCCTGTGGGTCGGCTTCATGGCGGTCTGCGGCCTTGCGGCGGCGATTGCCTGGTTCGGGGCGTCGGTTCATTACGGCGTTGTGGTGAACCCGATGCCGCTCATCTGGCAGGCACTGATCACCATCGCCGTCTATCCGCCCATGTCTTTCATCCTCTCCCGGATCAACCAGCGCCTGACGGTGCTGGCACCGGCGGCCTAG
- the mrdA gene encoding penicillin-binding protein 2: MALDNRDEEKQKLFTRRAAVIGGGQLALFTVLAGRMYYLQVIESQEYEILAEENRVNVRLLPPLRGEIVDRFGEKLASNRQNFRVVLIPEQTDDVEATLEKLSEIIDISERTRKRVLREVRQKRGFVPLTVAENLEWETFAEINIHTPDLPGLTPEVGDTRHYPYGEDLAHVVGYVAAVTDRDFEGEDDPLLQLPGFRVGRSGVERMLEKELRGQAGNSRVEVNAYGRVIRELAKNPGTPGDEVVLTLDMDIQRYATERVRGESASIVVMDVVTGELVSIVSAPGFDPNLFNIGLSQAEWEGLTNNELNPLVNKTLAGQYPPGSTFKMVVALAALDAGVIAPNRTIFCSGKVSLGSHDFHCWKRGGHGPMDMVDAIKHSCNVYFYEIGKRLGIDKIEKMARRFGLGDQLAVDMAGEKAGNIPSAGWKRATTGVPWQQGETLNASIGQGYVLTTPLQLATMAARIANGGTAVRPWLVRSVGGQLREMPQAVPMGIPPAHISIIQRGMNEVVNVPGGTAFRSRLPLENAAMAGKTGTALVRRISREERARGVLKNDELPWKFRDHALFVGYGPVENPRYAISVIVDHGGGGSAAAAPVAKDVMTRVLTRDPMNMAAYEQVPGGGNGLSRRAALTGRRSGGGG; this comes from the coding sequence ATGGCGCTTGATAATCGCGATGAGGAAAAACAGAAGCTGTTCACCCGCCGGGCGGCGGTGATCGGCGGCGGCCAGCTGGCGCTGTTCACGGTGCTGGCGGGGCGCATGTATTACCTGCAGGTGATCGAAAGCCAGGAATACGAAATCCTGGCCGAGGAAAACCGCGTCAATGTCAGGCTGCTGCCGCCCCTGCGCGGCGAAATCGTGGACCGCTTCGGGGAGAAGCTGGCGAGCAACCGTCAGAATTTCCGTGTGGTGCTGATCCCCGAACAGACCGACGATGTGGAAGCAACGCTCGAGAAACTCTCCGAGATCATCGATATCTCCGAGCGCACCCGCAAGCGCGTGCTGCGGGAGGTGCGCCAGAAGCGCGGTTTTGTCCCGCTGACGGTGGCGGAGAACCTCGAGTGGGAGACCTTTGCCGAGATCAACATCCATACGCCGGACCTGCCGGGGCTGACACCGGAAGTGGGCGATACGCGGCATTATCCGTATGGGGAAGACTTGGCCCATGTAGTCGGCTACGTGGCGGCGGTGACGGATCGCGACTTTGAAGGCGAGGATGACCCGCTGCTGCAGCTTCCCGGCTTCCGTGTCGGGCGCTCCGGCGTTGAGCGGATGCTGGAAAAGGAATTGCGCGGCCAGGCGGGCAACAGCCGTGTCGAGGTGAACGCCTATGGCCGGGTGATCCGCGAACTGGCCAAGAATCCCGGCACGCCGGGCGATGAAGTGGTGCTGACGCTGGACATGGATATCCAGCGCTACGCCACCGAGCGGGTACGCGGCGAAAGCGCGTCGATCGTTGTGATGGATGTGGTGACGGGCGAACTCGTCAGCATCGTGTCCGCACCTGGCTTTGACCCCAATCTGTTCAATATCGGTCTCAGCCAGGCGGAGTGGGAGGGGCTCACCAACAACGAGCTCAACCCGCTGGTCAACAAGACGCTGGCCGGGCAGTACCCGCCGGGCTCCACCTTCAAGATGGTGGTGGCACTGGCAGCGCTTGATGCGGGGGTGATCGCCCCCAACCGCACAATCTTCTGCAGCGGCAAGGTGAGCCTGGGCAGCCATGACTTCCACTGCTGGAAGCGCGGCGGGCACGGGCCCATGGATATGGTCGATGCCATCAAGCACTCCTGCAACGTCTATTTCTACGAGATCGGCAAGCGGCTGGGCATCGACAAGATCGAGAAGATGGCGCGCCGCTTTGGTCTGGGTGACCAGCTGGCGGTGGACATGGCCGGTGAGAAGGCGGGTAACATCCCCTCCGCCGGGTGGAAGCGCGCCACCACCGGTGTGCCCTGGCAGCAGGGTGAGACGCTCAATGCCTCGATCGGCCAGGGCTATGTGCTGACGACGCCCCTGCAGCTTGCCACCATGGCCGCGCGCATCGCCAATGGCGGCACGGCGGTGCGGCCGTGGCTGGTCCGCTCCGTGGGCGGACAATTGCGCGAGATGCCGCAGGCGGTGCCCATGGGCATTCCGCCGGCGCATATCTCCATCATCCAGCGGGGCATGAACGAAGTGGTGAACGTGCCGGGCGGCACGGCCTTCCGTTCCCGCCTGCCGCTGGAAAATGCCGCCATGGCAGGCAAGACCGGCACAGCGCTTGTGCGCCGCATCTCGCGCGAGGAGCGCGCCCGCGGCGTTTTGAAGAATGACGAGCTGCCGTGGAAGTTCCGCGACCACGCCCTGTTTGTCGGCTACGGGCCGGTAGAAAATCCGCGCTACGCGATTTCCGTGATCGTTGATCATGGCGGCGGCGGCAGCGCGGCGGCGGCCCCGGTCGCCAAGGACGTGATGACCCGCGTGCTGACCCGCGACCCGATGAACATGGCCGCCTATGAGCAGGTGCCCGGCGGCGGCAACGGCCTGTCGCGGCGGGCAGCGCTCACCGGCAGGCGCAGCGGGGGAGGTGGCTGA
- the rodA gene encoding rod shape-determining protein RodA, whose product MVLEAISRSGRLSLGDKLYEINWGFVLLLTAIASVGFAMLYSAADGNFDPWASRQMVRFAMGMVLLMVFAVIDPRVWMQLAYPAYGFALLLLIGVEVAGTTGMGATRWINLGVIQLQPSELMKITLALALARYYHMLEHDRVSHPLYLLPALAMIGLPVLLVLRQPDLGTSLLLTVVGIAIIFMAGLSWRYVIGAGVAALIAIPVGWQYFLLPYQRERVFTFLDPSRDPLGAGYHTTQAKIALGSGGVWGKGFMEGTQSHLNFLPEKQTDFIFVMLSEEMGLMGGLALMGLYLAVLGFAFSVAVGVRHQFGRLLVAALAVNFFLYVFINAAMVMGLIPVVGVPLPLVSYGGSAMLVIMAGFGLMMSIYVHRQEELPRGGGIL is encoded by the coding sequence ATGGTTCTCGAAGCAATTTCCCGCTCGGGCCGCCTGAGCCTCGGCGACAAGCTCTACGAGATCAATTGGGGCTTTGTCCTGCTGCTGACGGCCATCGCCTCGGTCGGCTTTGCCATGCTCTATTCGGCCGCCGACGGCAATTTCGATCCGTGGGCGTCGCGCCAGATGGTGCGTTTCGCCATGGGCATGGTGCTGCTGATGGTGTTTGCCGTCATCGACCCCCGGGTGTGGATGCAGCTTGCCTATCCGGCCTATGGCTTTGCCCTGCTGCTGCTCATCGGCGTGGAAGTGGCGGGCACCACCGGCATGGGCGCCACGCGCTGGATCAATCTCGGCGTCATTCAGCTGCAGCCGTCCGAGCTCATGAAGATCACCCTGGCGCTGGCGCTGGCGCGCTACTACCACATGCTTGAGCATGACCGGGTGTCGCATCCGCTCTATCTGCTGCCTGCCCTGGCGATGATCGGCCTGCCGGTGCTGCTGGTGCTGCGGCAGCCGGATCTGGGTACGTCGCTGCTGCTGACCGTGGTGGGCATTGCGATCATTTTCATGGCCGGGCTCTCATGGCGCTATGTCATCGGCGCGGGCGTGGCGGCGCTGATTGCCATCCCGGTCGGGTGGCAATATTTCCTGCTGCCCTATCAGCGGGAGCGTGTGTTCACCTTCCTTGATCCGTCGCGCGACCCGCTGGGCGCGGGCTATCACACCACCCAGGCCAAGATCGCGCTTGGCTCCGGCGGGGTGTGGGGCAAGGGCTTCATGGAAGGCACCCAAAGCCACCTCAACTTCCTGCCGGAAAAGCAGACCGACTTCATTTTCGTGATGCTGTCGGAGGAAATGGGCCTAATGGGCGGCCTTGCGCTGATGGGGCTCTATCTCGCCGTGCTCGGCTTTGCCTTCAGCGTGGCGGTGGGCGTGCGGCACCAGTTCGGCCGCCTGCTGGTGGCGGCGCTGGCGGTCAATTTCTTCCTCTATGTGTTCATCAACGCGGCGATGGTGATGGGGCTCATTCCGGTTGTCGGCGTGCCGCTGCCGCTCGTCTCTTACGGCGGCTCGGCCATGCTGGTGATCATGGCCGGCTTCGGCCTGATGATGAGCATCTATGTGCATCGCCAGGAAGAGCTGCCGCGCGGCGGCGGCATTCTCTAG
- a CDS encoding DUF2177 family protein: protein MTQHLPAYIATLVVFLALDYVWLGHVARDFYAREMGDLMHERPNFAIAALFYAIYAAGIVLFAVNPALAQDNWQTAALLGAALGFLAYGTYDVTNLATIKGWPWRMAAVDMAWGSALTALSATSAFWIIKLIR from the coding sequence ATGACCCAGCACCTGCCCGCCTATATCGCCACCCTCGTGGTGTTTCTCGCCCTTGATTATGTGTGGCTGGGCCACGTGGCACGGGACTTCTACGCCCGCGAGATGGGCGACCTGATGCACGAGCGGCCCAACTTCGCGATCGCCGCCCTGTTTTACGCAATCTATGCCGCGGGCATCGTGCTGTTCGCGGTCAATCCAGCGCTCGCGCAGGACAACTGGCAGACAGCAGCCCTGCTCGGCGCAGCGCTCGGCTTCCTTGCCTATGGCACTTATGACGTGACCAACCTTGCCACCATCAAGGGCTGGCCGTGGCGCATGGCTGCGGTCGACATGGCATGGGGCAGCGCGCTGACGGCGCTGAGCGCCACGTCTGCGTTCTGGATCATCAAATTGATCAGGTAA
- a CDS encoding DUF7218 family protein, with amino-acid sequence MAAENKSSDHGPSVKDDEVYESLREDGASKEKAARIANAQADPSRSPSKKGGSNPPYEEWTKDELYDRAQEIGIEGRSSMTKDDLIDALRSH; translated from the coding sequence ATGGCCGCCGAAAACAAATCCAGTGACCACGGTCCGTCCGTAAAGGATGACGAGGTCTATGAAAGCCTGCGCGAGGACGGGGCGAGCAAGGAGAAGGCTGCCCGCATCGCCAACGCCCAGGCGGACCCGTCCCGGTCTCCCTCGAAGAAAGGCGGCAGCAATCCGCCCTACGAGGAATGGACCAAGGACGAGCTGTATGACCGCGCGCAGGAGATCGGCATCGAGGGCCGTTCTTCGATGACCAAGGACGACCTGATCGACGCCCTGCGCTCCCACTGA